A stretch of the Nothobranchius furzeri strain GRZ-AD chromosome 5, NfurGRZ-RIMD1, whole genome shotgun sequence genome encodes the following:
- the mreg gene encoding melanoregulin, translating into MGSSFKRFCMQFCCCCCAQDEDDDDEKQPLVPPDPLDYFTREVQKRRDEETNLWSEPGDPSHSERADDRTLYTLIQARSMTRVGSTGYRRLSVDIEAMRDTRREVRDKWKTILENLGFMAEADALLNVSAGTSQDRMRNAPAARAMLHTLHTETSIFSSKESPPERYLFILDRLLYLDIAEDFLAKAKRFYPPQEDSDEDTSGLAINLPLLLARVQAMNGRGDGEDESESERYDEN; encoded by the exons ATGGGTTCATCCTTCAAGAGGTTCTGCATGCagttttgctgctgctgctgcgctcAAGATGAGGACGATGACGATGAGAAGCAACCGTTAGTCCC TCCAGATCCGCTGGACTATTTTACACGTGAAGTCCAGAAGCGGCGAGACGAGGAGACCAACCTGTGGAGCGAACCAGGAGACCCCAGCCACTCGGAGAGAGCTGACGACCGAACGCTTTACACCCTGATTCAGGCCCGGAGCATGACCCGTGTTGGCTCCACG GGCTACCGTCGTTTGAGTGTTGACATTGAAGCCATGAGAGACACCCGCAGAGAAGTCAGGGACAAATGGAAAACAATCCTGGAGAACTTAG GATTCATGGCTGAGGCAGACGCTCTGCTGAACGTGTCAGCTGGTACGTCACAGGACCGCATGCGGAATGCCCCAGCAGCACGTGCCATGCTTCATACTCTGCACACTGAGACCTCCATCTTCAGCAGCAAGGAGTCGCCTCCAGAGAGATATCTGTTCATCCTG GATCGTCTCCTGTACCTGGACATTGCTGAAGACTTTCTGGCCAAAGCAAAGCGATTCTATCCTCCGCAGGAGGACTCTGACGAGGACACATCTGGCCTCGCCATAAACCTGCCGCTGCTGCTGGCCAGAGTACAGGCTATGAACGGACGTGGAGACGGCGAGgatgagagcgagagcgagagatatGACGAAAACTGA
- the stard3 gene encoding stAR-related lipid transfer protein 3 isoform X2: MHGENYAELGGSLPAIASLNASYSTSLSLPSPYLLVPPAKRKAISDVRRTFCLFVTFDLLFITLLWIIEMNISGTIWGNLVDQVVKYNFRSSFFDIVLLAVFRFLCLQVGYAAFRLKHWWVIAFSTLVTTVFLVVKVIISDLLSKNAFGYVLPITSFVVAWVETWFLDFKVLTQEAEDDRAYLAAVNAACERAPMIYPRPVSDGQFYSPPESLAGSEEDLDEEGLGRKAITAQEKEYVRQGREAMSVVEQILTQEDNWKFEKNNDKGDSVYTLEIPYHGKTFILKILQRVDDNTLVSYDVSAGAAGGVVSARDFVNVRRVERKRDCYMSAGMATDHDTKPLCGRYVRGENGPGGFVVLKSSSNPSVCTFIWVLNTDLKGRLPRYLIHQSLAATMFEFMSHLRQRIVDVRPSHCSHHLHT; encoded by the exons ATGCACGGTGAAAACTACGCGGAGCTCGGGGGGAGCCTCCCTGCCATCGCCTCCTTGAACGCCTCCTACTCCACGTCGCTGTCCCTCCCCTCTCCCTACCTGCTGGTTCCACCTGCCAAGCGCAAAGCCATCTCTGACGTTCGTCGAACCTTCTGTCTctttgtgacctttgacctcctctTCATCACCCTCCTGTGGATCATAGAGATGAAT ATCTCCGGCACAATCTGGGGAAACTTAGTGGACCAGGTGGTCAAATATAACTTCAGGTCCTCCTTCTTTGACATAGTT CTCCTCGCTGTGTTTCGTTTCCTTTGCCTACAAGTTGGTTATGCGGCGTTTCGCCTGAAGCACTGGTGGGTTATTGCG TTTTCCACTCTTGTCACCACAGTCTTCCTGGTTGTGAAGGTCATCATATCAGAC CTTCTGTCCAAAAATGCCTTTGGCTACGTTTTACCCATCACCTCGTTCGTGGTGGCCTGGGTCGAAACCTGGTTCCTGGACTTTAAGGTTCTCACTCAGGAAGCCGAGGATGACAGAG CTTACCTGGCGGCAGTGAATGCAGCCTGTGAGCGCGCTCCTATGATCTACCCCCGCCCCGTTTCAGATGGACAGTTCTACTCTCCACCTGAATCTCTAGCAG GTTCAGAAGAGGATCTGGATGAGGAGGGTCTTGGTCGTAAAGCTATCACTGCTCAG GAGAAGGAGTATGTCAGGCAGGGTCGGGAGGCCATGTCTGTGGTCGAGCAGATCCTCACCCAGGAGGACAACTGGAAGTTTGAGAAAAACAAT GACAAGGGAGACTCCGTCTACACTCTGGAGATTCCTTACCACGGGAAGACGTTCATTCTTAAG ATCCTGCAGCGGGTTGATGACAACACTCTGGTGTCATATGATGTCTCTGCTGGTGCAGCAGGAGGAGTCGTGTCAGCGAG GGACTTTGTTAATGTACGGCGAGTTGAGCGTAAGCGAGACTGCTACATGTCTGCTGGCATGGCAACCGATCATGATACCAAACCACTGTGTGGCCGCTATGTCAG GGGTGAAAACGGTCCAGGAGGGTTTGTGGTTCTGAAGTCCAGCAGTAACCCGTCAGTCTGCACCTTTATCTGGGTCCTCAACACAGACTTAAAG GGTCGTCTGCCTCGATACCTGATCCACCAGAGCCTGGCCGCCACCATGTTTGAGTTCATGTCCCATTTACGTCAACGCATCGTTGATGTTCGGCCCTCCCACTGCTCCCATCACCTCCACACCTAA
- the stard3 gene encoding stAR-related lipid transfer protein 3 isoform X1, which yields MHGENYAELGGSLPAIASLNASYSTSLSLPSPYLLVPPAKRKAISDVRRTFCLFVTFDLLFITLLWIIEMNISGTIWGNLVDQVVKYNFRSSFFDIVLLAVFRFLCLQVGYAAFRLKHWWVIAFSTLVTTVFLVVKVIISDLLSKNAFGYVLPITSFVVAWVETWFLDFKVLTQEAEDDRAYLAAVNAACERAPMIYPRPVSDGQFYSPPESLAGSEEDLDEEGLGRKAITAQEKEYVRQGREAMSVVEQILTQEDNWKFEKNNDKGDSVYTLEIPYHGKTFILKALMQCPAELVYQEVILQPEKMVQWNRTVSVCQILQRVDDNTLVSYDVSAGAAGGVVSARDFVNVRRVERKRDCYMSAGMATDHDTKPLCGRYVRGENGPGGFVVLKSSSNPSVCTFIWVLNTDLKGRLPRYLIHQSLAATMFEFMSHLRQRIVDVRPSHCSHHLHT from the exons ATGCACGGTGAAAACTACGCGGAGCTCGGGGGGAGCCTCCCTGCCATCGCCTCCTTGAACGCCTCCTACTCCACGTCGCTGTCCCTCCCCTCTCCCTACCTGCTGGTTCCACCTGCCAAGCGCAAAGCCATCTCTGACGTTCGTCGAACCTTCTGTCTctttgtgacctttgacctcctctTCATCACCCTCCTGTGGATCATAGAGATGAAT ATCTCCGGCACAATCTGGGGAAACTTAGTGGACCAGGTGGTCAAATATAACTTCAGGTCCTCCTTCTTTGACATAGTT CTCCTCGCTGTGTTTCGTTTCCTTTGCCTACAAGTTGGTTATGCGGCGTTTCGCCTGAAGCACTGGTGGGTTATTGCG TTTTCCACTCTTGTCACCACAGTCTTCCTGGTTGTGAAGGTCATCATATCAGAC CTTCTGTCCAAAAATGCCTTTGGCTACGTTTTACCCATCACCTCGTTCGTGGTGGCCTGGGTCGAAACCTGGTTCCTGGACTTTAAGGTTCTCACTCAGGAAGCCGAGGATGACAGAG CTTACCTGGCGGCAGTGAATGCAGCCTGTGAGCGCGCTCCTATGATCTACCCCCGCCCCGTTTCAGATGGACAGTTCTACTCTCCACCTGAATCTCTAGCAG GTTCAGAAGAGGATCTGGATGAGGAGGGTCTTGGTCGTAAAGCTATCACTGCTCAG GAGAAGGAGTATGTCAGGCAGGGTCGGGAGGCCATGTCTGTGGTCGAGCAGATCCTCACCCAGGAGGACAACTGGAAGTTTGAGAAAAACAAT GACAAGGGAGACTCCGTCTACACTCTGGAGATTCCTTACCACGGGAAGACGTTCATTCTTAAG GCCCTGATGCAGTGTCCTGCTGAGCTAGTGTACCAGGAGGTGATTCTGCAGCCAGAGAAGATGGTTCAGTGGAACAGAACTGTTTCCGTCTGCCAG ATCCTGCAGCGGGTTGATGACAACACTCTGGTGTCATATGATGTCTCTGCTGGTGCAGCAGGAGGAGTCGTGTCAGCGAG GGACTTTGTTAATGTACGGCGAGTTGAGCGTAAGCGAGACTGCTACATGTCTGCTGGCATGGCAACCGATCATGATACCAAACCACTGTGTGGCCGCTATGTCAG GGGTGAAAACGGTCCAGGAGGGTTTGTGGTTCTGAAGTCCAGCAGTAACCCGTCAGTCTGCACCTTTATCTGGGTCCTCAACACAGACTTAAAG GGTCGTCTGCCTCGATACCTGATCCACCAGAGCCTGGCCGCCACCATGTTTGAGTTCATGTCCCATTTACGTCAACGCATCGTTGATGTTCGGCCCTCCCACTGCTCCCATCACCTCCACACCTAA